One window from the genome of Haliaeetus albicilla chromosome 26, bHalAlb1.1, whole genome shotgun sequence encodes:
- the RPL10A gene encoding large ribosomal subunit protein uL1 — translation MAPTVPHSAAPNMAATRCHTPPLPAWRRASRPNLARFPASIYSAQGGNPPLRSRSAAAMSSKVSRDTLYEAVKEVLQGSKTKKRKFVETVELQISLKNYDPQKDKRFSGTVRLKSTPRPKFSVCLLGDQQHCDEAKAVDIPHMDIEALKKLNKNKKLVKKLAKKYDAFLASESLIKQIPRILGPGLNKAGKFPSLLTHNENLVAKVDEVKSTIKFQMKKVLCLAVAVGHVKMTEDELVYNIHLAINFLVSLLKKNWQNVRALYIKSTMGKPQRLY, via the exons ATGGCGCCTACCGTGCCACACTCCGCCGCTCCCAACATGGCTGCCACACGGTGCCACACTCCGCCGCTCCCAGCATGGCGCCGAGCCTCGAGACCGAATCTCGCGAGATTTCCCGCCTCCATTTATAGCGCTCAGGGTGGCAACCCGCCCCTTCGGTCCCGGTCAGCCGCCGCCATGAG CAGCAAAGTCTCCCGCGACACCCTGTACGAGGCGGTGAAGGAGGTGCTGCAGGGCAGCAAGACCAAGAAGCGCAA GTTTGTGGAGACGGTGGAGCTGCAGATCAGCCTGAAGAACTACGACCCGCAGAAAGACAAGCGGTTCTCCGGCACCGTCAG GCTGAAGTCAACTCCACGGCCCAAGTTCTCGGTCTGTTTGCTGGGGGACCAGCAGCACTGCGATGAGGCCAAAGCGGTTGACATCCCTCACATGGACATAGAGGCTCTGAAGAAGCTCAACAAAAACAAGAAGCTGGTGAAGAAGCTGG CCAAGAAGTACGATGCCTTTCTGGCTTCCGAGTCCTTGATCAAGCAGATTCCTCGAATCCTAGGTCCAGGTCTGAACAAAGCTGGCAAGTTCCCTTCTCTTCTCACTCACAATGAGAACCTGGTGGCCAAGGTTGATGAGGTCAAATCTACCATCAAATTTCAGATGAAGAAG GTGCTCTGTCTGGCTGTGGCTGTCGGTCACGTGAAGATGACAGAGGATGAACTTGTCTACAACATCCACCTGGCCATCAACTTTCTGGTGTCCTTGCTGAAGAAGAACTGGCAGAATGTGCGTGCTTTGTATATCAAGAGCACCATGGGGAAGCCCCAGCGCCTGTACTAA
- the ZNF76 gene encoding zinc finger protein 76 isoform X1, protein MESLGLQAVTLSDGTTAYIQQAVKGEKLIEGQVIELEDGTTAYIHQVTVQKESVAFEDGQPVVLEDGSMAYIHNTAKESYDPSTFEAIQLEDGSTAYIHRPVIMPPGSTILEVQAESGLEELAGEEADDAFDVETINALKQYASKVSDEEEEGVTDTCRMKSEDSSNIPSQDLQEEEVHSNEKGQQAGSRAFRCGYKGCGRLYTTAHHLKVHERAHTGDRPYTCDFPGCGKAFATGYGLKSHVRTHTGEKPYKCPEDVCSKAFKTSGDLQKHIRTHTGERPFKCPFVGCGRSFTTSNIRKVHIRTHTGERPYMCPEPNCGRGFTSATNYKNHMRIHTGEKPYMCTVPGCGKRFTEYSSLYKHHVVHTHCKPYTCNSCGKTYRQTSTLAMHKRSSHGELEATEESEQALYEQQQLEDPGLCCGLLPSPIKPKSVSNERKGLPMVLAVCHGSGTDSCPFCSTRRAAAADRDSPMKSQHIAFLSEMEEDEEEEEDGMPTQVSLIDQDGTEQVSLSQEDLQALGSAISMVTQSGALAVPEEELAGDDTHTVTVANTAGTETQPVTIVTSGAVVSEESAITSLRHQQVALLATANGTHIAVQLEEQQSLEEAISMAAAAIQHEPVTLEAAISENGC, encoded by the exons ATGGAGAGCTTGGGCTTGCAAGCAGTGACCCTTAGTGACGGGACGACAGCCTACATTCAGCAGGCTGTCAAAG GTGAAAAGCTGATTGAAGGGCAAGTCATTGAACTTGAAGATGGGACCACAGCTTATATCCATCAGGTGACAGTTCAGAAAG agtCTGTGGCTTTTGAAGACGGTCAGCCAGTGGTGTTGGAAGATGGCAGCATGGCCTACATACACAACACGGCTAAAG AAAGTTATGACCCCAGCACCTTTGAGGCCATCCAGCTGGAGGATGGCTCCACTGCCTACATACATCGTCCTGTTATCATGCCACCTGGCAGCACCATCCTGGAAGTGCAGGCAGAATCTGGGCTAGAGGAGTTGGCTGGAGAGGAGGCAGACGATGCCTTTGATGTTGAGACCATTAATGCATTAAAGCAGTACGCCAGTAAG GTGTCtgacgaggaagaggagggagtgACAGACACCTGCCGTATGAAGAGTGAGGACTCCAGCAACATCCCTTCCCAG GAtttgcaggaggaggaagtgCACAGCAATGAGAAGGGGCAGCAGGCTGGCAGTAGAGCTTTCCGTTGTGGGTACAAAGGCTGTGGCCGCCTCTACACCACTGCCCACCATCTAAAG gtaCATGAACGTGCTCACACAGGTGACCGGCCATATACATGCGACTTCCCAGGCTGTGGGAAAGCATTTGCTACAG GGTATGGGCTGAAGAGCCATGTGAGAACACATACTGGTGAGAAACCATACAAGTGTCCAGAAGACGTGTGTAGCAAAGCCTTCAAAACATCTGGCGATCTACAGAAACACATCCGGACACACACAG GTGAGCGTCCCTTCAAGTGCCCCTTTGTGGGCTGTGGCCGCTCCTTTACCACATCCAACATCCGCAAGGTTCACATCCGAACGCATACAGGCGAGCGGCCATACATGTGTCCGGAGCCCAACTGCGGAAGGGGCTTCACCAGTGCCACCAATTACAAGAACCACATGAGAATCCACACAG GAGAGAAGCCGTACATGTGCACTGTGCCAGGCTGTGGAAAGCGCTTCACTGAGTATTCCAGCCTCTACAAGCACCACGTGGTCCACACGCACTGCAAGCCCTACACCTGCAATAGTTGTGGGAAGACCTACCGCCAGACCTCCACACTGGCCATGCACAAGCGCAGCAGCCACGGCGAGCTGGAGGCCACGGAGGAGAGCGAACAGGCCCTCTAcgaacagcagcagctggagg ACCCAGGTCTGTGCTGTggcctcctgccttcccccatCAAACCCAAATCTGTGTCAAATGAGAGAAAAGGGCTCCCCATGGTCCTCGCTGTCTGTCACGGGTCAGGAACAGACTCCTGCCCATTCTGTAGTACACGGAGAG ctgctgctgctgacagagACTCTCCTATGAAAAGCCAGCATATTGCTTTCCTGTCAGAGAtggaggaagatgaagaggaggaggaagatggtATGCCTACGCAGGTCTCGCTTATCGATCAAGATGGGACAGAGCAG GTCAGTTTGTCACAGGAAGACCTGCAGGCCCTGGGCAGTGCAATCAGCATGGTGACGCAAAGCGGTGCCCTCGCCGTGCCTGAGGAAGAGCTGGCGGGTGATGACACACACACCGTGACTGTGGCCAACACTGCTGGCACTGAGACGCAGCCG GTTACCATAGTCACTTCTGGAGCAGTAGTGTCTGAAGAATCAGCCATCACATCCCTCCGTCATCAGCAGGTGGCATTGCTGGCTACTGCCAACGGCACCCACATTGCAGTGCAG CTAGAAGAACAGCAGAGCCTGGAGGAAGCCATCAGCATGGCTGCAGCAGCAATCCAGCATGAACCTGTAACACTTGAGGCAGCCATCTCTGAGAATGGGTGCTGA
- the ZNF76 gene encoding zinc finger protein 76 isoform X2, giving the protein MESLGLQAVTLSDGTTAYIQQAVKGEKLIEGQVIELEDGTTAYIHQVTVQKESVAFEDGQPVVLEDGSMAYIHNTAKESYDPSTFEAIQLEDGSTAYIHRPVIMPPGSTILEVQAESGLEELAGEEADDAFDVETINALKQYASKVSDEEEEGVTDTCRMKSEDSSNIPSQDLQEEEVHSNEKGQQAGSRAFRCGYKGCGRLYTTAHHLKVHERAHTGDRPYTCDFPGCGKAFATGYGLKSHVRTHTGEKPYKCPEDVCSKAFKTSGDLQKHIRTHTGERPFKCPFVGCGRSFTTSNIRKVHIRTHTGERPYMCPEPNCGRGFTSATNYKNHMRIHTGEKPYMCTVPGCGKRFTEYSSLYKHHVVHTHCKPYTCNSCGKTYRQTSTLAMHKRSSHGELEATEESEQALYEQQQLEAAAADRDSPMKSQHIAFLSEMEEDEEEEEDGMPTQVSLIDQDGTEQVSLSQEDLQALGSAISMVTQSGALAVPEEELAGDDTHTVTVANTAGTETQPVTIVTSGAVVSEESAITSLRHQQVALLATANGTHIAVQLEEQQSLEEAISMAAAAIQHEPVTLEAAISENGC; this is encoded by the exons ATGGAGAGCTTGGGCTTGCAAGCAGTGACCCTTAGTGACGGGACGACAGCCTACATTCAGCAGGCTGTCAAAG GTGAAAAGCTGATTGAAGGGCAAGTCATTGAACTTGAAGATGGGACCACAGCTTATATCCATCAGGTGACAGTTCAGAAAG agtCTGTGGCTTTTGAAGACGGTCAGCCAGTGGTGTTGGAAGATGGCAGCATGGCCTACATACACAACACGGCTAAAG AAAGTTATGACCCCAGCACCTTTGAGGCCATCCAGCTGGAGGATGGCTCCACTGCCTACATACATCGTCCTGTTATCATGCCACCTGGCAGCACCATCCTGGAAGTGCAGGCAGAATCTGGGCTAGAGGAGTTGGCTGGAGAGGAGGCAGACGATGCCTTTGATGTTGAGACCATTAATGCATTAAAGCAGTACGCCAGTAAG GTGTCtgacgaggaagaggagggagtgACAGACACCTGCCGTATGAAGAGTGAGGACTCCAGCAACATCCCTTCCCAG GAtttgcaggaggaggaagtgCACAGCAATGAGAAGGGGCAGCAGGCTGGCAGTAGAGCTTTCCGTTGTGGGTACAAAGGCTGTGGCCGCCTCTACACCACTGCCCACCATCTAAAG gtaCATGAACGTGCTCACACAGGTGACCGGCCATATACATGCGACTTCCCAGGCTGTGGGAAAGCATTTGCTACAG GGTATGGGCTGAAGAGCCATGTGAGAACACATACTGGTGAGAAACCATACAAGTGTCCAGAAGACGTGTGTAGCAAAGCCTTCAAAACATCTGGCGATCTACAGAAACACATCCGGACACACACAG GTGAGCGTCCCTTCAAGTGCCCCTTTGTGGGCTGTGGCCGCTCCTTTACCACATCCAACATCCGCAAGGTTCACATCCGAACGCATACAGGCGAGCGGCCATACATGTGTCCGGAGCCCAACTGCGGAAGGGGCTTCACCAGTGCCACCAATTACAAGAACCACATGAGAATCCACACAG GAGAGAAGCCGTACATGTGCACTGTGCCAGGCTGTGGAAAGCGCTTCACTGAGTATTCCAGCCTCTACAAGCACCACGTGGTCCACACGCACTGCAAGCCCTACACCTGCAATAGTTGTGGGAAGACCTACCGCCAGACCTCCACACTGGCCATGCACAAGCGCAGCAGCCACGGCGAGCTGGAGGCCACGGAGGAGAGCGAACAGGCCCTCTAcgaacagcagcagctggagg ctgctgctgctgacagagACTCTCCTATGAAAAGCCAGCATATTGCTTTCCTGTCAGAGAtggaggaagatgaagaggaggaggaagatggtATGCCTACGCAGGTCTCGCTTATCGATCAAGATGGGACAGAGCAG GTCAGTTTGTCACAGGAAGACCTGCAGGCCCTGGGCAGTGCAATCAGCATGGTGACGCAAAGCGGTGCCCTCGCCGTGCCTGAGGAAGAGCTGGCGGGTGATGACACACACACCGTGACTGTGGCCAACACTGCTGGCACTGAGACGCAGCCG GTTACCATAGTCACTTCTGGAGCAGTAGTGTCTGAAGAATCAGCCATCACATCCCTCCGTCATCAGCAGGTGGCATTGCTGGCTACTGCCAACGGCACCCACATTGCAGTGCAG CTAGAAGAACAGCAGAGCCTGGAGGAAGCCATCAGCATGGCTGCAGCAGCAATCCAGCATGAACCTGTAACACTTGAGGCAGCCATCTCTGAGAATGGGTGCTGA